Part of the Candidatus Chlorohelix allophototropha genome, CTCATATCAATACCTATTTCAGCGATAAGCAGTTGGGCTACTTTACGGTCAATTCCAGGAATAGTATCTAATAAAGCCACTGCTTCTTCCCAATTCAACGTAGCTACAGCGGTAGCTGGGGTGCTGGGGTCTGGAGTGAAATTATTCTGACTACTTTCAAGAGCTTGACCTATTTTAGTAGCAGGGTCAGGACTGACCAAATTAACCGACGGACCCTCTTTCAATTGTCGTTCAATCTCAGAACTGAAAATCTCAACTTGCTCATCCAGGAAATCAAGATGGGCTAAATGCTGGGTGAGTAGGAAACAGTGTTGATCTCGAACCTGGCCTTTCAGAGCTTTAGCTAATTCAGCTCGTTTGGCACGCATTCTACCACGTGCCAGTTCCGCCAGTTTTTGTGGGTCGGTTTCACCAGCGATGATAGCTTCTAGCATTTGCCTGGCGGATACTCCCCTAATATCTGAAACTACACTAGCCAGTTTTAGGTTGGCCGCTTCCAGAACCTTTTGTAGACGATTGATCACACTGGCACGTTCCCTGACCAGATTGCTGCGCTGCCGGGTCAAATCCCTCAGATCACGTTGAGCACGTGGTGGAATAAAACTAGCTCGTAAGAGACCGTGCTGAAGTAATTCTGCCAACCATTGCGCGTCTAGAACGTCGGTTTTGCGACCAGGGACGTGTTTAACGTGCTGAGCATTAACCAGTAATATCTCAAGTTGACCCTCCAAAATATTATGCACTGGTTTCCAATATTCTCCGGTACTTTCCATCGCTACAATCGTAACTTCCTCTTGTGAGAACCAATCCAACAGTTCCAGAAGCTCAATCGTAGTAGTGCCGAAGGTTCGAGTTTTTTGAAGCTGGGTACCATCTGCTTCCAGCTTAAGGCAACAGGCTACTACGCTCTTTTTATGAACATCCAGACCAGCACAAGAGGGATGAAGCACCAGCATATTTACCTCACTTACTAAGTTAGATATAGTTACTCGTTAAGTAGGGTTGGTTGAATGCCCAGTAAAAAGAACTCTGCTATGCGTGCTCAACTGCTTCTGTTTAACCAAAGCATTGGCAACAATTAAAGGTGCTCAAAGGCATTCCGGTCCGACTGTTGTCCAGGCTAGCAGCACCATTATCCATTAACGACCTCTCGCCCAACTCTACCTTTTTAGAATAACATAGAGCCGCTACACTATCTATTAATTAGAACCCCTAAAATCCATTTTCATGCTTAAAGGTGTCACATGAAAAGTTACATAGTGACTGTTGTAGCAATACAAATGCACGAGCACACCACAGGTGTAGAATACGGGAAGGAAAGGAAAAGGATTCCGGGATAAAAATGCCGTTTTGGGTTTCTCTTAGAAGACCAATTTTGTAGAATAGTTGTTCTAGCAACACTATTGGCAAGAAGGGTGAGAAGAGAGGAGCTACGAGAAGGAGATGTTAGAAGTTATGGCCAGAAGCGCAATAAAGTACCACCGGAAACGAGGGGACAACTACAACGTAATTGCGGGCAAAGTGCAACATGATGCCCGTACCGTAAAAAGAGTGCTAAATGAACCTAGCGACAAGGTACAAACCCGCCCCAATCGTGAAAGTAGTGTGGCAGTCTTCAAAGAACAGATTGAAGGCTGGCTAGAACAAAAACTACAAGTGAAAAGAATGCTGGAACTAGCGTGGGAAGATCCCAAACAGCCCTACTGTGGCAGACCCACCGCCTTCTATGACTATGTGCGCAAGCTCAAAAAAGCCAGAGAGAACCAGGCTCATCAGGTACAGATACGTTTTGAGGGCTTACCTGGAGAGTTTTTGCAAATAGACTGGGGTGAAATTCGGGGAGTGCTGTTCAGTAAACAAGATAGTGTACCCCAAACCTTCTACTTTTTCTGTGCCCGGCTGAAATACTCGCGTTTTATGTATGTGAGCTTTCAGAAAGATATGGCCGAAGAAACGCTGGTGCGCTGCCTGGTGGAAGCCCTCAACCGGATGGGGGGAGTACCGTGGGTAATTACCACGGATAATATGAAGACGGTGGTACTGAGGCGAGATGAAAAGAACCAACCAGTGTGGCATCC contains:
- a CDS encoding IS110 family transposase — protein: MLVLHPSCAGLDVHKKSVVACCLKLEADGTQLQKTRTFGTTTIELLELLDWFSQEEVTIVAMESTGEYWKPVHNILEGQLEILLVNAQHVKHVPGRKTDVLDAQWLAELLQHGLLRASFIPPRAQRDLRDLTRQRSNLVRERASVINRLQKVLEAANLKLASVVSDIRGVSARQMLEAIIAGETDPQKLAELARGRMRAKRAELAKALKGQVRDQHCFLLTQHLAHLDFLDEQVEIFSSEIERQLKEGPSVNLVSPDPATKIGQALESSQNNFTPDPSTPATAVATLNWEEAVALLDTIPGIDRKVAQLLIAEIGIDMSRFPSAAHLASWAGVAPGNNRSAGKQLPGRISSGDRPVRKGLIQASHAAAKSKKSYLGALYTKLAGRRGKRRAIIAVAHSILVSVYYMFIRKEEYKELGYDYLDERKRGTITNRLIRRLERLGYQVNLKNPEPKLA